In Desulfofundulus kuznetsovii DSM 6115, the following are encoded in one genomic region:
- a CDS encoding CPBP family intramembrane glutamic endopeptidase, which produces MASKYTKGSKRKVMRVKSFEKKAFVWIFKIVLILLNMLLLFLLLLGVIYNPSFLLNNILEINGIIAGFLTGLLMAIAGKILFLKSIRWRTSLDFLVGKVLNQRKLPVLLYLSLRAGFLEELYARGPVLLVKHEISSNLQLICIFSGITNVIWTVNHLSNRSRELDENFFEAFNNSFAHLFVVFLTGIVFSMLLLKFNSILPSIIAHTTTNFVFSLFYRHHLYHLSQKSQEE; this is translated from the coding sequence TTGGCAAGTAAATACACAAAGGGGAGCAAAAGAAAAGTGATGAGAGTGAAGTCATTTGAAAAAAAGGCCTTTGTATGGATCTTTAAGATCGTACTTATTCTACTAAATATGCTTCTTCTATTCCTTTTGCTCTTGGGTGTCATATATAATCCCTCTTTTCTTCTAAATAACATTTTAGAGATTAACGGTATCATAGCTGGTTTTTTAACTGGACTTTTAATGGCAATAGCAGGTAAGATTCTTTTTCTTAAGAGCATCAGGTGGAGGACAAGTCTTGACTTCCTGGTTGGCAAAGTACTTAATCAAAGGAAGTTGCCTGTTTTGCTCTACCTTTCTTTGAGAGCAGGATTCCTGGAAGAACTTTATGCCAGAGGACCTGTCTTGTTGGTTAAACATGAAATTTCGTCAAACCTTCAGTTGATTTGTATCTTTTCCGGCATTACCAACGTCATCTGGACTGTTAATCATTTATCAAATCGTAGTCGAGAACTTGACGAAAACTTTTTCGAAGCCTTTAATAACTCTTTTGCTCACCTTTTTGTAGTCTTTCTTACAGGTATAGTATTTTCCATGCTCCTTCTTAAGTTTAACTCCATCCTGCCTTCCATCATTGCTCACACAACGACAAACTTCGTGTTCAGCCTTTTCTACCGTCATCATCTCTATCACCTTTCACAAAAAAGTCAAGAAGAGTAA
- a CDS encoding copper amine oxidase N-terminal domain-containing protein: protein MIKRRALISILAILLLAVLALPALAQQEKVDVYENQKLVKSVVFVVGTREYFVNGQTPGVKMDVAPFVEQGRTFVPVRFLSNALGVEDRNIGWNEKAWLVTLKQPGFPVVEMTVGKKQIKSDGQARDMDVSPLVRSGRTFLPARWVAEALGYQVEWDASLGLVVCWPRGEEKPDLSAVKQYLNEQKPAEEPAEEPVEPVNPVGTLKELLAKAKPIEGKPFSFSSWKFDPEIQERLQRFWSDDETGPVIQEVSVSELHPNGIKVGREEIIHDVKVAKDSVTITASDPGRSLPFFYLVEEGNVVRYEGGGGYMGKETGTLSVPVEHIRAWTPDGMQTLPPVDLTKVTHIMFEFGGEILLVKNPLYRGGN, encoded by the coding sequence ATGATTAAGCGCAGGGCATTAATTTCCATACTGGCCATTCTTCTGCTTGCCGTCCTGGCCCTCCCGGCCCTGGCCCAGCAGGAGAAGGTGGACGTCTACGAAAACCAGAAGCTGGTCAAGTCCGTGGTCTTCGTGGTCGGCACCAGGGAATACTTCGTCAACGGCCAGACTCCCGGGGTCAAGATGGACGTTGCCCCGTTTGTAGAACAGGGCCGCACCTTCGTCCCCGTGCGTTTCCTGAGCAACGCCCTGGGGGTGGAGGACAGGAATATCGGGTGGAATGAGAAGGCCTGGCTGGTCACGCTGAAACAGCCCGGGTTTCCCGTAGTGGAAATGACTGTGGGTAAAAAGCAAATCAAATCCGACGGTCAGGCCAGGGACATGGATGTGTCCCCCCTGGTCAGGAGCGGGCGTACCTTCCTGCCGGCCCGGTGGGTGGCCGAGGCCCTAGGCTACCAGGTGGAGTGGGACGCCTCCCTTGGCCTGGTAGTGTGCTGGCCCAGGGGGGAAGAGAAGCCGGACCTGAGCGCGGTTAAGCAATATCTTAACGAGCAGAAACCGGCTGAAGAACCAGCTGAAGAACCGGTTGAACCGGTAAATCCTGTTGGTACCCTCAAGGAGCTTCTTGCTAAGGCCAAGCCGATTGAAGGTAAGCCGTTCAGCTTCAGCAGTTGGAAGTTTGACCCGGAGATTCAAGAACGGTTGCAAAGGTTCTGGAGTGATGATGAAACTGGTCCGGTAATACAGGAGGTTTCTGTTAGCGAACTTCACCCCAACGGAATCAAAGTGGGGAGAGAGGAAATTATTCATGATGTAAAAGTAGCTAAAGATAGTGTAACCATTACCGCAAGCGACCCCGGTCGTTCGTTGCCGTTTTTCTACCTCGTCGAGGAAGGTAACGTAGTGCGCTATGAAGGCGGTGGAGGGTATATGGGCAAAGAAACCGGGACGTTGAGTGTACCCGTTGAGCATATCCGTGCTTGGACACCTGACGGTATGCAAACTCTTCCCCCAGTCGACCTGACCAAAGTGACCCACATCATGTTTGAATTTGGCGGGGAGATCCTGCTGGTCAAGAACCCGCTGTACAGGGGGGGTAATTGA
- a CDS encoding AAA family ATPase translates to MGVCRAFQGRVPHPLFMDIVTKVRELSKYLNDEAIADALKLTPEAVRSILEGKAEVKLKQVERQDQVVPLIQVSSVETSYRQKIISVGRAKGGVGCTVVALGLAYLLSKKVRTLLIDLNFSEGGSDLSYYLNLPEYPHMGSFLGDLEQCVINLEPNFSVLQTPKHTNSKRQEIGKFINLARQDYDAVVMDLPNLQDGLVQEAMQHSTTLVLVTSGLEPELVRLAAIAGRYQRKEVIVAVNRGSLPGEAAEAFKKVVYIEHDDSLLKTLQNCDLPGEKTTFMHGVASIRDAIYNNDRKSILQKILGF, encoded by the coding sequence GTGGGTGTGTGCCGCGCCTTCCAGGGGAGAGTGCCGCACCCGCTGTTTATGGACATCGTGACAAAAGTACGTGAACTCTCGAAGTATTTGAACGACGAGGCTATTGCCGATGCGCTGAAACTTACACCTGAAGCTGTCCGGAGCATTCTGGAAGGGAAGGCAGAAGTGAAGTTAAAGCAGGTTGAACGGCAGGATCAGGTTGTCCCTCTGATCCAGGTAAGTTCCGTTGAAACGTCGTACAGGCAGAAAATTATTTCGGTGGGCAGGGCCAAAGGCGGGGTGGGCTGTACGGTGGTTGCCCTGGGATTGGCCTACCTGTTGAGCAAAAAAGTCAGGACGCTGCTTATTGACCTTAACTTTTCGGAAGGGGGGAGCGATTTGTCTTATTATCTCAACCTTCCTGAGTACCCGCACATGGGTTCATTTTTGGGCGACCTGGAGCAGTGCGTAATTAACCTGGAGCCGAACTTTTCTGTCCTGCAGACACCAAAGCACACCAACAGTAAAAGACAAGAGATCGGTAAGTTTATCAATCTTGCCCGGCAGGACTACGATGCAGTTGTGATGGACCTGCCGAATTTGCAGGACGGCCTGGTGCAGGAGGCAATGCAGCACTCTACGACGCTGGTTCTGGTAACGAGCGGTCTGGAGCCCGAACTGGTACGGCTGGCCGCGATAGCGGGCAGGTACCAGCGGAAGGAAGTCATTGTGGCCGTAAACAGGGGCAGTTTGCCGGGTGAAGCCGCAGAAGCATTTAAAAAGGTAGTCTATATCGAGCATGATGACAGCCTTCTGAAAACCCTGCAGAACTGCGACCTCCCGGGCGAAAAGACTACGTTCATGCACGGGGTCGCCAGCATCAGGGATGCTATTTACAACAATGACAGGAAAAGCATCCTGCAGAAGATCCTGGGGTTTTGA
- a CDS encoding ATPase, T2SS/T4P/T4SS family yields the protein MDIRLGEKHLHEATAIIQELLADPRVNTEELEKIFWLAKAGYPGYDVKAREAVESLMKKYGLTVSGMPDGEAAQKIYEYLWGLDVVESLYRMPHVNEIRVNGPRKIYYQYQGKNMRAEEICFKDSEHIRKIIARMLEHDRAYLDESNPGCESRRLDGTRLTALTYPVTKEPCFILRKHGTFDMSQDNYIESGTMSEYILNLLVVLVKGRANILISGSANTGKTTLLRFLVKYLHPRLRIVTLETDRELFLDEWYPDRDIISLEAHPELGWDMRRCFVIVLRLSPNVIIVGEARGIGEAGQMINAVRSGHTGMGTLHTLSVYEAVSTLALMALEEGRKLPVPLLEDQIASGFDVIIQMYGNDVTGTIRIEHVVEVSKGKNGPEFRDLCIWEPSNESYEQGKWRYPCGISEMLAQKLFKFGVTRSELEQLEGMRANA from the coding sequence GTGGATATTAGGCTTGGCGAAAAGCATCTGCATGAAGCGACTGCAATTATACAGGAGCTGCTTGCTGATCCCCGCGTCAATACAGAAGAGCTGGAAAAGATATTCTGGCTGGCCAAAGCCGGGTACCCAGGGTACGATGTGAAGGCCCGAGAAGCAGTCGAGTCGTTGATGAAAAAATATGGTCTAACGGTATCCGGAATGCCCGACGGGGAAGCCGCGCAGAAAATATACGAGTACCTGTGGGGTTTAGATGTAGTGGAAAGCCTTTACAGGATGCCCCATGTGAACGAAATTCGTGTCAATGGCCCCCGAAAGATTTACTACCAGTATCAGGGTAAAAATATGCGTGCCGAAGAAATTTGTTTTAAAGACAGCGAACACATCCGCAAAATTATAGCCCGTATGCTGGAACATGACAGAGCATATCTGGATGAAAGCAACCCTGGATGCGAGTCCCGGAGGCTTGATGGCACCAGGCTTACGGCTCTAACGTATCCCGTTACCAAGGAACCCTGCTTTATATTGAGAAAACATGGTACTTTCGATATGTCACAGGATAACTACATCGAGAGCGGCACAATGAGCGAATATATATTGAACCTGCTGGTTGTTCTGGTTAAAGGTCGTGCCAACATCCTGATCAGCGGCAGTGCAAATACCGGGAAGACGACTCTTTTACGTTTTCTAGTGAAATATCTGCACCCGAGGCTTCGTATTGTCACTCTTGAAACCGACAGGGAACTATTTTTGGACGAGTGGTACCCGGACAGGGACATAATTTCCCTGGAAGCCCATCCCGAGCTGGGCTGGGATATGAGGAGATGTTTTGTGATTGTTTTAAGGCTGTCTCCCAATGTGATTATAGTGGGCGAAGCCCGGGGGATTGGTGAAGCGGGACAGATGATCAACGCTGTCCGGAGCGGCCACACGGGGATGGGGACGCTCCATACGCTTTCCGTATACGAAGCCGTAAGCACACTTGCATTGATGGCCCTGGAAGAGGGACGGAAACTTCCTGTTCCGTTGCTGGAAGATCAGATAGCTTCCGGTTTCGATGTAATAATCCAGATGTATGGTAATGATGTTACCGGTACTATAAGGATAGAACACGTGGTGGAAGTCTCGAAGGGGAAAAACGGTCCTGAGTTCAGGGACTTATGCATTTGGGAGCCTTCGAATGAAAGCTATGAACAGGGAAAATGGCGGTATCCATGCGGCATATCGGAAATGCTGGCCCAAAAGCTCTTTAAATTTGGCGTTACCCGTTCTGAACTTGAACAATTGGAAGGAATGAGGGCAAATGCATGA
- the cpaB gene encoding Flp pilus assembly protein CpaB, producing the protein MFKKPLFKRILLIIIALAIGGYSTFQLKTFLERNGPTEQVLVARRDIMPQAVIASGDIGFADLPVGSRIPGSLQDPKEVVGKKAVMTIFKNEQILPQKLADANLALGSGERQVGLPTDVVSAVGMTIKPGDIVDVYWQLPDEKGLPSSKDQPGVQQARKIAEYAVVVDLINKNNTSAYSAATALPEERKRGTVDDTPSVVVLKVKSDYVQAIATAVGNGRIYLVKRGNG; encoded by the coding sequence TTGTTCAAAAAGCCTTTGTTCAAACGTATTTTGCTGATAATAATAGCTCTGGCCATAGGCGGGTACTCCACGTTCCAGCTGAAAACGTTCCTTGAGCGGAACGGGCCGACGGAACAGGTCCTAGTAGCCAGGCGGGACATCATGCCGCAGGCAGTGATCGCATCGGGCGACATTGGTTTTGCCGACCTCCCCGTAGGGAGCAGGATACCCGGCTCCTTACAGGACCCGAAAGAAGTGGTAGGGAAGAAAGCCGTAATGACCATTTTTAAGAACGAACAGATACTCCCTCAAAAACTTGCCGACGCCAACCTTGCGCTTGGTTCCGGGGAAAGACAGGTGGGTCTCCCTACAGATGTTGTGAGTGCGGTGGGTATGACCATTAAACCGGGGGACATTGTGGACGTATACTGGCAACTACCTGATGAAAAAGGGCTGCCGTCCTCAAAGGATCAGCCCGGGGTCCAACAGGCCCGGAAGATAGCGGAGTATGCGGTGGTCGTCGATTTGATAAATAAGAACAATACCAGCGCATACAGTGCTGCTACCGCGCTTCCGGAAGAAAGGAAGCGGGGTACCGTGGACGACACACCTTCAGTCGTTGTTCTAAAGGTAAAAAGCGATTACGTTCAGGCTATTGCGACCGCCGTTGGAAACGGCAGGATTTATCTCGTAAAGAGGGGGAATGGATAG
- a CDS encoding Ig-like domain-containing protein: MPVQNLTGVVAVEAGSFYSLALKSDGTVWAWGDNYYGQLGDGTTTNRYTPVQVQNLTGVVAIAAGGGHSLALKSDGTVWAWGYNGYGQLGDGTITNRTTPVQVKNLTGVVAVAAGGGHSLALKSDGTVWAWGYNGYGQLGDGTTMNRYTPVQVQNLTGVVAIAAGSSHSLALKSDGTVWAWGNNGYGQLGDGTTTNRTTPVRVQGLTDVVAIAAGNEHSLALKSDGTVWTWGWNYSGQLGDGTTTNRYTPVQVQNLTGVVAIAAGGGHSLALKSDGTVWAWGNNDWGELGDGTRTDRHTPVQVSGLNLGQQTTPDTLLVSPASLSIIAGQTQQLSVVMRYSDGSTQDVTNQADYSIDNSTVATVSAAGLVTAVAPGTATITVTCQDKTATVPVTVTNPVVVESISVDPAALSMVAGQAQQLTVTAHKSDGTTENVTNSAIYQSSNGSVAAVTGSGEVTAVSPGTATITVNYQGKTASVSVEVVELSSVLPQGDIIVLKVPQLLQPVTYNCATGFTVTENGVNVPVEKVEVKDGSDGWPYSEVWLYLERPVTMGSDVVVQYNADPNCPITPASGGTVTIPASTAAVNYSAAPFTIERSTVYVPSSGDVIYVDLPTRVNAVDYQGSAGFTIHTGSVTVPVTRVVAEGTQLRIYPAYNIPSGEPVSITYTPVSGYEITTVGGAPLVVTTNPVVVTNQSTAPLVYYDPVVSSDGTTVTVTVPADLGSVTYEGNAGFRVYANGQEIPVVKVELDGNKIILYLGVPLVAGQPVDVSYSPVGGQPISTPNNTLPEQSAAGDNRSEVTLVGLEVEPAAVNVEEGTSQQLHVTARYSSGVAVDVTGLAAYESDNTSVARVSGDGLVTGVGAGTANITVTYGEQSVVVPVTVVNPAPVLESISVVPARVDLAVGATWQLAVTAHYSDGSTRDVTSQAGYSSGDVSVAMVNSSGLVTGKAQGSTTITVSYEGKTATVPVTVAAPAVESITVVPNPVSIVAGRSQQLVVTVRYSDGTVQDVTGSAVYQSGGTSVARVEAGGVVTGVSQGSTTITVGYGGKTATVPVTVTAPVVESLTVQPGTVTLAVGDSRQLAVTARFSDGTTRDVTDGSSYQVGNSTIAVVSGSGLVTGLAPGNTSITVGYAGQTVTVPVTVNAPPADLTGVSVQPNPLVLYKGSSQRLKVTEQYSDGSSVDVTSYAGFQSSDPSVAKVDSFGLVTGVKEGTTAILVTYKGEVYLVSVTVEPVEVTRPGRPGDGGSSPPVTRPSRPGDGSSPPPVSNPSRPGDGSNPPPVSGPDRPGGANPPVVSNPGGRGSSGSPGVAPPALPRGTGDGAVVVPSDRPQPGGVPVTGRTR, from the coding sequence GTGCCGGTACAGAACCTGACCGGCGTGGTGGCGGTAGAGGCTGGTAGTTTTTACTCTCTCGCGTTGAAGTCCGACGGCACGGTCTGGGCGTGGGGGGATAACTACTACGGCCAGCTGGGCGACGGCACTACCACGAACCGTTACACCCCCGTGCAGGTGCAGAACCTGACCGGCGTGGTAGCGATAGCGGCAGGTGGAGGGCACTCCCTTGCCTTAAAATCCGACGGCACGGTGTGGGCGTGGGGGTATAACGGCTACGGCCAGCTCGGTGACGGCACCATCACGAACCGTACCACCCCCGTGCAGGTTAAAAACCTCACGGGCGTGGTGGCGGTGGCGGCAGGTGGAGGGCACTCCCTTGCCTTAAAATCCGACGGCACGGTGTGGGCGTGGGGGTATAACGGCTACGGCCAGCTGGGCGATGGCACCACCATGAACCGTTACACCCCCGTGCAGGTGCAGAACCTGACCGGCGTGGTAGCGATAGCGGCTGGTAGTTCTCACTCTCTCGCGTTGAAGTCCGACGGCACGGTCTGGGCGTGGGGGAATAATGGCTACGGCCAACTGGGTGACGGCACAACTACAAATAGAACCACTCCCGTGCGGGTGCAGGGCCTTACCGACGTGGTAGCGATAGCAGCTGGTAATGAGCACTCCCTCGCCCTCAAATCCGACGGCACGGTCTGGACGTGGGGGTGGAACTACTCCGGCCAGCTGGGCGACGGCACTACCACGAACCGTTACACCCCCGTGCAGGTGCAGAACCTGACCGGCGTGGTAGCGATAGCGGCAGGTGGAGGGCACTCCCTTGCCTTAAAATCCGACGGCACGGTGTGGGCGTGGGGGAATAACGACTGGGGCGAGCTGGGCGATGGCACCAGAACGGACCGTCACACTCCCGTCCAGGTAAGCGGTCTAAACCTGGGCCAGCAGACAACACCCGATACCCTGTTGGTGTCGCCAGCATCGCTCAGCATTATAGCCGGTCAGACGCAGCAGCTGTCTGTCGTAATGCGGTACTCCGACGGTAGCACCCAGGACGTGACGAACCAGGCCGACTACTCCATTGACAACAGCACAGTAGCAACCGTGTCGGCAGCCGGCCTGGTCACTGCAGTGGCGCCTGGTACCGCAACTATCACTGTTACCTGCCAGGACAAAACGGCAACAGTACCGGTGACGGTGACTAACCCGGTGGTAGTGGAGTCCATCAGCGTGGACCCTGCGGCGTTGTCAATGGTTGCCGGCCAGGCACAGCAGCTCACGGTGACAGCCCACAAATCCGACGGGACCACTGAAAATGTCACCAACTCTGCTATTTATCAATCGAGCAACGGATCGGTGGCCGCGGTGACGGGTTCGGGCGAAGTTACAGCTGTTTCTCCTGGTACCGCAACCATCACCGTAAATTACCAGGGTAAGACGGCAAGCGTTTCCGTAGAAGTGGTCGAGCTTTCCAGCGTTTTGCCCCAGGGGGACATAATCGTACTGAAGGTGCCGCAGCTCCTCCAGCCGGTCACCTACAACTGTGCGACTGGTTTCACGGTGACCGAGAACGGGGTAAACGTACCGGTAGAAAAAGTGGAAGTCAAGGATGGCTCCGACGGCTGGCCGTACAGCGAAGTCTGGCTGTACCTGGAGCGCCCGGTGACGATGGGCAGTGATGTAGTGGTACAGTACAACGCCGACCCCAACTGCCCGATAACCCCGGCAAGCGGGGGGACGGTGACCATTCCGGCCAGCACGGCGGCGGTTAACTACAGCGCCGCCCCGTTCACCATTGAAAGGTCGACGGTCTACGTTCCTTCGAGCGGCGACGTTATATACGTAGACCTACCGACCAGGGTGAACGCGGTGGACTACCAGGGTAGCGCCGGGTTCACCATTCACACCGGATCTGTGACCGTACCGGTGACGCGGGTGGTGGCAGAAGGCACTCAGCTGCGCATTTACCCGGCGTACAACATTCCATCCGGGGAGCCGGTGTCAATTACCTACACTCCGGTGAGTGGTTATGAGATAACCACCGTCGGTGGGGCGCCCCTGGTGGTGACCACAAATCCGGTGGTGGTGACGAACCAGAGCACAGCGCCGCTGGTGTACTACGACCCGGTGGTATCCTCAGACGGCACGACGGTGACCGTGACGGTGCCAGCCGACCTGGGTTCGGTCACCTATGAAGGGAACGCTGGTTTCCGGGTGTACGCCAACGGGCAGGAGATCCCCGTTGTGAAAGTAGAACTTGACGGCAACAAGATCATCCTGTACCTGGGCGTACCTCTGGTAGCGGGCCAACCGGTCGACGTATCGTACAGCCCGGTGGGAGGGCAACCCATATCGACGCCGAACAACACGCTCCCGGAACAGTCTGCTGCAGGTGACAACCGGTCTGAAGTAACGCTGGTAGGGTTGGAAGTGGAGCCTGCCGCAGTCAATGTAGAGGAAGGCACGTCGCAGCAGCTGCATGTGACGGCACGGTATTCCAGCGGTGTTGCGGTGGACGTGACGGGTCTTGCGGCTTACGAGTCGGACAATACGTCGGTAGCCCGGGTATCTGGAGATGGGTTGGTGACGGGCGTTGGCGCGGGTACGGCAAACATCACGGTAACATACGGGGAGCAGTCGGTAGTAGTGCCGGTGACCGTAGTCAACCCGGCACCGGTGCTGGAGAGCATAAGCGTGGTGCCCGCGCGGGTGGACCTGGCGGTCGGAGCAACCTGGCAACTGGCGGTAACTGCTCACTACTCCGACGGGAGCACCCGGGACGTGACGTCCCAGGCTGGCTACAGTTCGGGTGACGTGTCCGTGGCCATGGTAAACAGCAGTGGCCTGGTAACCGGCAAGGCCCAGGGCAGTACAACTATCACGGTGAGCTACGAGGGTAAAACCGCGACCGTACCGGTGACTGTGGCGGCTCCGGCAGTGGAATCGATAACTGTTGTTCCTAACCCGGTCAGTATAGTGGCAGGCAGGAGCCAGCAGCTGGTGGTAACAGTCCGGTATTCCGACGGTACGGTGCAGGACGTAACCGGTTCGGCTGTTTACCAATCCGGGGGCACGTCTGTAGCCCGGGTTGAAGCAGGCGGCGTGGTGACGGGGGTATCCCAGGGCAGCACCACCATCACGGTGGGCTACGGGGGTAAGACCGCGACCGTACCGGTGACCGTGACAGCCCCGGTGGTTGAATCTCTCACGGTGCAGCCGGGCACCGTGACGCTGGCGGTTGGCGACAGCCGGCAGCTGGCAGTGACGGCGCGTTTTTCGGACGGCACTACCCGGGACGTTACTGACGGGTCGAGTTACCAGGTGGGGAACTCTACCATTGCAGTTGTTTCCGGGAGCGGGCTGGTAACCGGGTTGGCTCCGGGGAACACCAGTATTACTGTAGGTTACGCCGGGCAGACGGTCACGGTACCGGTGACGGTGAACGCGCCTCCGGCGGACCTGACCGGGGTAAGCGTCCAGCCGAACCCGCTGGTGCTGTACAAGGGGAGCTCGCAGCGGTTGAAGGTAACGGAGCAGTACTCCGACGGCAGTTCGGTTGACGTGACCAGTTATGCGGGATTTCAGAGCAGTGATCCTTCCGTAGCGAAAGTTGACAGTTTTGGGCTAGTGACTGGGGTGAAGGAAGGCACCACGGCTATTCTGGTCACGTACAAAGGTGAAGTTTACCTGGTGTCGGTGACGGTTGAGCCGGTGGAGGTGACGAGGCCGGGCAGGCCTGGGGACGGCGGCAGTTCCCCGCCTGTGACGAGGCCGAGCAGGCCCGGGGATGGCAGCAGTCCCCCACCGGTGAGCAACCCGAGCAGGCCTGGGGATGGCAGCAATCCCCCGCCTGTGAGCGGCCCGGACAGGCCCGGTGGTGCAAATCCCCCGGTGGTGAGCAACCCGGGCGGGCGTGGTAGCAGCGGCAGTCCCGGCGTAGCACCTCCGGCGTTGCCGCGGGGTACGGGTGACGGCGCGGTGGTGGTGCCGTCCGACAGGCCCCAGCCGGGCGGCGTGCCGGTGACGGGACGGACCAGGTAG
- a CDS encoding prepilin peptidase: MKELAVWASDFRYLPYAMALLGAGISVYTDIKWEKIKNCVTFPLILFGWLWPFLSGNWRLGIVNVLLSCFIGLLSCLTGKIGEGDIKLIVGIAACLQPLLGFIFLAFFFVNLAAAAVFVRLKIYGFKLKPAFAAMKREAMLELGGVKDANVVVHGKRVKHIGAPIIFLALVFCLIRAVWEGFLT, from the coding sequence TTGAAAGAATTGGCCGTATGGGCTTCTGATTTTCGTTACCTGCCCTATGCAATGGCCCTCCTGGGGGCTGGTATATCGGTCTATACCGATATCAAATGGGAGAAGATCAAGAACTGCGTTACTTTCCCTCTAATACTCTTTGGTTGGCTGTGGCCTTTTTTATCAGGCAACTGGCGGCTTGGTATTGTAAACGTTCTGCTCTCCTGTTTCATTGGGCTTCTGTCGTGCCTGACGGGAAAGATAGGCGAAGGGGACATCAAGCTCATTGTCGGGATAGCCGCCTGTCTGCAGCCCCTGTTGGGGTTTATTTTTCTCGCTTTTTTCTTTGTAAACCTGGCTGCCGCTGCCGTCTTCGTGCGGCTTAAAATCTACGGGTTTAAACTTAAACCGGCCTTTGCGGCTATGAAAAGAGAAGCCATGCTGGAGCTGGGCGGAGTAAAAGATGCTAACGTTGTCGTGCATGGGAAAAGAGTAAAACACATCGGGGCACCGATAATATTTCTGGCCCTGGTGTTTTGCCTCATCAGGGCCGTATGGGAGGGATTTTTAACATGA
- a CDS encoding type II secretion system F family protein, translated as MYILEGMWKGWEKVNKRVEVLQRRKRMLASLPEVISRAYEARGNRNQLYSYLDSQMKRIEWNIQPAAFLALSVTAAIAGLVTGLFLLRNIASAVAIMVIAVFVPFLVLSWKVQKHEQRVLEQLPMAIQLFTVEFEMTKSIAQALARVSEIAANPLKRYLSQCAKDLTAGKQSARVFNKFSSDLNCEYGRLWAQILLAAHEDSTVMKIMPRLISRLHQQRLLIQKNLTELSGTRRLGVLLNILVVPGFIITQVLFPDTLEFYSQPIGRAVILVLFLSVTAGIVLDQTLKKIDL; from the coding sequence ATGTACATCTTGGAAGGGATGTGGAAGGGTTGGGAAAAGGTTAACAAAAGAGTGGAGGTTTTGCAAAGGCGCAAGCGGATGCTCGCCTCTCTGCCGGAGGTAATCAGCAGGGCGTATGAAGCACGCGGGAACAGGAACCAGCTGTACAGTTATCTAGACAGTCAGATGAAAAGGATTGAGTGGAACATTCAGCCCGCGGCATTCCTTGCGCTGTCCGTTACTGCCGCCATTGCGGGTCTGGTGACGGGATTATTTTTACTGAGGAACATTGCGTCGGCAGTCGCCATTATGGTGATTGCCGTTTTCGTTCCTTTCCTTGTACTTAGCTGGAAGGTACAGAAGCACGAACAAAGGGTACTCGAACAACTTCCGATGGCTATACAGCTGTTCACCGTAGAGTTTGAAATGACTAAAAGCATAGCCCAGGCGTTGGCACGCGTCTCTGAGATCGCGGCAAATCCACTGAAAAGATACCTGTCGCAGTGCGCCAAGGATTTGACCGCCGGCAAGCAGTCGGCCAGGGTGTTCAATAAGTTTTCTTCAGACCTGAACTGCGAGTACGGGCGGCTCTGGGCGCAAATCCTGCTGGCCGCTCATGAAGACTCCACGGTGATGAAGATAATGCCGCGTTTAATAAGCCGTCTGCACCAGCAGAGACTGCTGATACAGAAAAACCTCACCGAGTTGAGCGGGACCAGGAGACTGGGTGTGCTGCTCAATATCCTGGTGGTCCCCGGCTTTATAATCACCCAGGTACTGTTCCCCGATACACTGGAATTCTACTCTCAACCCATTGGGCGGGCCGTCATCCTGGTCCTGTTTTTATCTGTAACCGCAGGTATCGTGCTGGATCAGACGCTTAAAAAAATTGACCTTTAA